The following coding sequences are from one Nilaparvata lugens isolate BPH chromosome 6, ASM1435652v1, whole genome shotgun sequence window:
- the LOC111050515 gene encoding vesicle-associated membrane protein-associated protein B: MANKQEQVLIIDPQNELKFRGPFTQPVTSYIKLSNPTTTPVVFKIKTTAPKRYCVRPNAGVVEPKSLIPIAVSLQPFEFDPNEKNKHKFMVQTMIVQDSRVNLETLWKEVDSENLMDSKLKCVFEMPVDGDAPTSAPSQASNDKVDSSNEEMRRIGESQSGSPDSGELAKAAKEVKYLREEESSLRYENLKLKEEVEVLRRKLQQSAHSGGGGGGGLQKSSAPNSITSNQGFMILFLGTAIGMALIGIWLGKYML; the protein is encoded by the exons ATGGCGAATAAACAAGAACAAGTTCTTATCATAGATCCACAGAATGAACTCAAATTCAGAG GTCCATTTACTCAGCCGGTGACATCGTATATCAAATTATCAAACCCAACCACCACCCCAGTGGTTTTCAAGATCAAAACCACTGCTCCAAAAAGGTATTGTGTCAGACCAAATGCCGGAGTGGTAGAACCCAAATCTCTCATACCAATCGCAG TATCTCTACAACCATTCGAATTCGATCCAAATGAAAAGAACAAACACAAATTCATGGTGCAAACTATGATTGTTCAAGACTCGAGAGTTAATCTGGAAACTCTG TGGAAAGAGGTGGACTCAGAAAATTTAATGGATTCAAAATTGAAGTGTGTGTTCGAAATGCCAGTGGATGGAGATGCGCCCACTTCTGCGCCATCTCAAGCTTCCAACGACAAAGTAGACTCATCCAATGAAGAAATGAGAAGGATTGGAGAATCG CAAAGTGGAAGTCCAGATAGCGGTGAACTAGCTAAAGCAGCGAAAGAAGTCAAATACCTCAGAGAAGAGGAAAGCAGCTTACGTTACGAAAACTTGAAACTAAAG gaggaggtggaagtgTTGCGACGCAAACTGCAGCAGTCGGCGCACAGCGGCGGTGGCGGCGGCGGAGGTCTGCAGAAAAGCTCGGCGCCAAACTCCATCACATCCAACCAGGGTTTCATGATACTATTTCTAGGAACAGCAATAGGAATGGCTCTGATAGGTATTTGGCTGGGCAAGTACATGCTCTGA